A stretch of the Rosa rugosa chromosome 5, drRosRugo1.1, whole genome shotgun sequence genome encodes the following:
- the LOC133710300 gene encoding tubulin alpha chain-like, translating into MSSDKTVGHGDDAFNTFFSETGAGKHVPPAIFVHLEPTVIDEVHTKTYRQLFHPEQLISGKEDAANNFARGHYTIGKEIVDLCPDRIRKLADNCTGLQGFLVFNAVGGGTRSGLRSLLLERLSVDYGKKSKLGFTVYPSPQVSTSVVEPYNSVLSTHSLLEHTGVSVLLDNELL; encoded by the coding sequence ATGTCAAGCGACAAGACCGTCGGCCACGGCGACGACGCCTTCAACACCTTCTTCTCTGAGACCGGTGCCGGCAAGCACGTCCCACCCGCCATCTTCGTCCACCTCGAGCCCACCGTCATCGACGAGGTCCACACCAAAACCTACCGCCAGCTCTTCCACCCCGAGCAGCTCATCTCTGGCAAGGAGGACGCCGCCAACAACTTCGCCCGTGGTCACTACACCATCGGCAAAGAGATCGTCGATCTCTGCCCGGATCGGATCCGGAAGCTTGCTGATAACTGCACCGGGCTCCAGGGATTCCTTGTCTTCAATGCTGTCGGTGGCGGTACCAGGTCAGGTCTCAGGTCGCTTCTGCTGGAGAGGCTTTCTGTGGACTATGGGAAAAAGTCCAAGCTCGGATTCACTGTGTATCCTTCTCCTCAGGTTTCTACATCTGTTGTAGAGCCCTATAACAGTGTGCTCTCCACTCATTCTCTGCTTGAGCACACCGGTGTGTCTGTGTTGCTCGATAATGAGTTATTATAG
- the LOC133707858 gene encoding plasma membrane ATPase 4 isoform X1, whose protein sequence is MGGPDKAISLEEIKNETVDLERIPIEEVFEQLKCSREGLSGAEGAQRLEIFGPNKLEEKKESKFLKFLGFMWNPLSWVMEAAAIMAIALANGGGKPPDWQDFVGIVCLLVINSTISFIEENNAGNAAAALMAGLAPKTKVLRDGKWSEEDAAILVPGDIISIKLGDIVPADARLLEGDPLKIDQSALTGESLPVTKHPGDEVFSGSTCKQGEIEAVVIATGVHTFFGKAAHLVDSTNQVGHFQKVLTAIGNFCICSIAVGMLVEIVVMYPIQHRKYRDGIDNLLVLLIGGIPIAMPTVLSVTMAIGSHRLSQQGAITKRMTAIEEMAGMDVLCSDKTGTLTLNKLSVDKNLIEVFSKGTEKDHVVLLAARASRTENQDAIDAAMVGMLADPKEARAGIREIHFLPFNPVDKRTALTYIDSDGNWHRASKGAPEQILDLCKCKEDFKKKAFAIIDKYAERGLRSLAVARQEVPAKSKESEGGPWQLVGLLPLFDPPRHDSAETIRQALNLGVNVKMITGDQLAIAKETGRRLGMGTNMYPSASLLGQHKDASIAALPIEELIEKADGFAGVFPEHKYEIVKKLQERKHICGMTGDGVNDAPALKKADIGIAVADATDAARGASDIVLTEPGLSVIISAVLTSRAIFQRMKNYTIYAVSITIRIVFGFMFIALIWKFDFSPFMVLIIAILNDGTIMTISKDRVVPSPLPDSWKLKEIFATGIVLGGYLALMTVIFFWLMKETNFFSVSYSLLCKGVLMFRETFLQSLLNIENMLFLQNTFGVRSIRESPEDQMAALYLQVSIVSQALIFVTRSRSWSFLELPGLLLLSAFAVAQLIATLIAVYANWGFARIHGVGWGWAGVIWIYSIVFYFPLDIMKFAIRYILSGKAWLNMLENKTAFTTKKDYGKEEREAQWAHAQRTLHGLQAPESSTLFSDKSSYRELSEIAEQAKRRAEMARLRELTTLKGHVESVAKLKGLDLDSIQQHYTV, encoded by the exons ATGGGGGGCCCGGACAAGGCTATCAGCCTTGAGGAGATCAAGAACGAGACTGTTGATCTG GAAAGGATTCCCATTGAGGAAGTGTTTGAGCAGCTGAAATGTTCCAGAGAAGGTCTAAGCGGGGCGGAAGGAGCCCAGAGGCTCGAGATTTTTGGTCCCAACAAGCTAGAAGAGAAGAAG GAAAGCAAATTTCTCAAGTTCCTTGGGTTTATGTGGAATCCTCTATCATGGGTCATGGAAGCTGCAGCCATTATGGCTATTGCTTTGGCCAATGGTGGTGGGAAGCCCCCAGATTGGCAAGATTTTGTGGGTATTGTCTGCTTGTTGGTGATCAACTCCACTATCAGTTTCATTGAAGAAAACAATGCAGGAAATGCAGCTGCTGCACTTATGGCTGGTCTTGCTCCCAAGACTAAG GTGCTTAGAGATGGAAAATGGTCTGAGGAGGATGCTGCCATCCTGGTTCCAGGAGATATCATTAGCATCAAGTTGGGAGACATTGTCCCAGCTGATGCTCGTCTTCTTGAGGGTGATCCTTTAAAGATTGATCAATCTGCCCTTACGGGAGAATCACTTCCAGTGACCAAGCATCCAGGAGATGAAGTTTTCTCTGGTTCAACTTGCAAACAAGGTGAAATCGAAGCTGTTGTCATTGCCACTGGTGTCCACACCTTCTTTGGGAAGGCTGCTCATCTTGTAGACAGCACCAACCAAGTTGGACATTTCCAGAAGGTTCTCACTGCTATTGGAAACTTCTGTATCTGCTCCATTGCAGTTGGAATGTTGGTTGAGATTGTAGTCATGTATCCCATTCAGCACAGAAAGTACAGGGACGGAATTGACAATCTCCTTGTACTCTTGATCGGAGGCATTCCCATTGCCATGCCTACCGTCTTGTCTGTGACAATGGCTATTGGATCTCACAGGCTCTCTCAGCAGGGTGCTATCACTAAGAGAATGACTGCCATTGAAGAAATGGCTGGTATGGATGTGCTTTGCAGTGACAAGACAGGAACACTAACTCTTAACAAGCTTAGTGTTGACAAAAACTTGATTGAGGTCTTTTCCAAGGGTACGGAGAAAGACCATGTGGTTCTTCTTGCTGCAAGGGCATCTAGAACCGAAAACCAGGACGCCATTGATGCTGCCATGGTTGGAATGCTTGCTGACCCAAAAGAG GCCCGTGCTGGAATTCGAGAAATTCACTTCTTGCCATTTAATCCTGTGGACAAGAGAACTGCTTTGACTTACATTGATTCTGATGGAAACTGGCACAGAGCAAGCAAAGGTGCACCTGAGCAG ATTTTGGACCTCTGCAAGTGCAAAGAGGATTTCAAGAAGAAGGCTTTTGCCATTATTGACAAGTATGCTGAACGTGGTCTTCGGTCTTTGGCTGTTGCTAGACAG GAAGTGCCCGCAAAATCAAAAGAAAGTGAGGGTGGTCCATGGCAGTTGGTTGGGTTGTTGCCTCTTTTTGATCCACCAAGACACGATAGTGCAGAAACTATCCGCCAGGCTCTTAATCTCGGTGTGAATGTTAAGATGATTACTG GTGATCAACTTGCTATCGCAAAGGAAACTGGTCGCAGACTTGGAATGGGAACAAACATGTACCCATCTGCTTCCTTACTTGGTCAACACAAGGATGCAAGCATAGCTGCCCTCCCAATAGAAGAGTTAATCGAGAAGGCTGACGGGTTTGCTGGAGTGTTTCCAG AGCACAAATACGAGATTGTGAAGAAGTTGCAGGAGAGAAAGCACATTTGTGGAATGACAGGAGATGGTGTCAATGATGCCCCTGCATTGAAGAAGGCCGATATTGGAATTGCTGTCGCTGATGCTACAGATGCTGCACGAGGTGCTTCCGACATTGTTCTTACAGAACCCGGATTGAGTGTCATCATCAGTGCAGTGTTGACCAGTAGAGCTATTTTCCAGAGAATGAAGAACTACACA atCTATGCAGTTTCCATCACCATCCGTATTGTG TTTGGTTTCATGTTCATTGCACTCATTTGGAAGTTTGACTTCTCTCCTTTCATGGTTTTGATTATTGCCATATTAAACGATG GAACAATTATGACGATCTCAAAGGATAGAGTTGTGCCATCTCCCCTTCCTGATAGCTGGAAATTGAAAGAGATATTTGCTACTGGGATTGTGCTCGGAGGTTACTTGGCATTGATGACTGTTATATTCTTCTGGTTGATGAAAGAAACTAACTTCTTTTCGGTAAGTTACAGTTTGCTATGTAAAGGAGTACTTATGTTTAGAGAAACTTTTCTTCAAAGTTTGTTAAATATTGAAAATATGCTTTTTCTGCAGAATACATTTGGTGTCAGATCTATAAGAGAGAGTCCTGAGGATCAAATGGCTGCTTTGTACCTACAAGTCAGTATTGTGAGCCAGGCTCTCATTTTTGTCACTCGATCACGAAGCTGGTCCTTTTTGGAACTCCCTGGACTACTGTTGCTCAGTGCTTTTGCCGTCGCCCAGCTG ATTGCAACTTTGATAGCAGTATATGCCAACTGGGGATTTGCAAGAATACATGGAGTCGGTTGGGGATGGGCCGGTGTCATCTGGATTTACAGCATTGTCTTCTATTTCCCACTAGACATTATGAAGTTTGCCATCCGTTACATCTTGAGTGGAAAGGCATGGCTCAACATGCTAGAGAACAAG ACTGCCTTTACCACCAAGAAAGATTATGGAAAAGAGGAGAGGGAAGCTCAATGGGCTCATGCACAAAGGACCCTTCATGGACTGCAAGCACCAGAAAGTAGTACTCTGTTTAGTGACAAGAGCAGCTACAGAGAGCTGTCTGAGATTGCCGAGCAGGCTAAGAGACGAGCAGAGATGGCAAG ACTTCGTGAGCTTACCACACTCAAGGGACATGTCGAGTCAGTGGCGAAGCTGAAGGGCCTGGACCTTGATTCAATCCAGCAGCATTATACAGTGTAA
- the LOC133711676 gene encoding uncharacterized mitochondrial protein AtMg00310-like, with product MEVQEMLNVPIVEFHEKYLELPTTIGRNKKEVFQKMNERLDFHMQGWQGKFLLKTGKLVLIKAVAQAIPTYSMSVFQLPIRVCKKFQSKVSQFWWGKGGGKRGIHWCSWKKLCKRKEERGLGFRDLRAFNQSMLAKTA from the coding sequence ATGGAAGTACAGGAGATGCTCAATGTGCCAATTGTGGAGTTCCATGAAAAATACCTGGAACTTCCTACTACTATTGGCAGAAATAAGAAAGAAGTATTTCAGAAGATGAATGAACGACTTGACTTTCACATGCAAGGTTGGCAAGGGAAGTTCCTCTTAAAAACGGGTAAGCTTGTTTTAATAAAAGCAGTTGCTCAAGCTATTCCCACTTATTCTATGAGTGTGTTCCAATTGCCAATTAGAGTGTGCAAGAAGTTTCAATCGAAAGTTTCTCAGTTCTGGTGGGGGAAGGGTGGAGGAAAAAGGGGAATCCATTGGTGTAGTTGGAAGAAGCTTTGTAAAAGGAAGGAAGAAAGAGGTCTAGGATTCCGGGACTTGAGGGCGTTTAATCAATCAATGTTAGCTAAAACGGCGTAG
- the LOC133710299 gene encoding transcription factor bHLH146, with translation MVMMRQMGKHPKRVYSLQPNRWVRSSVFARRYVNYLLPALKKNKENEECCNSDIHELEKIVGYQVNMAMVLSASTQHEFAWMRALKQKLQSNCLNGKSFLLPHPRVSKPLSFLQNPSCSASYKKKKYCSSNMPSTVRPHFRARTLAITENAKKDEEAEMTSRKLVSLRRLLPGGNEMVDDELLEEVGSYVTCLQLQVTILRCLVGIELVN, from the coding sequence ATGGTGATGATGAGGCAAATGGGTAAACATCCGAAACGTGTTTACTCTCTGCAACCCAACAGATGGGTGCGTTCTTCTGTGTTTGCAAGAAGATATGTCAATTACTTATTGCCAGCTCTgaagaagaacaaagaaaacgaGGAGTGCTGTAACTCCGATATTCATGAGTTGGAGAAAATTGTTGGGTACCAAGTGAACATGGCAATGGTGCTGTCTGCATCAACGCAGCACGAGTTTGCCTGGATGCGCGCTTTGAAACAGAAGCTCCAATCAAATTGTCTCAATGGTAAGAGCTTTCTGCTACCTCATCCTCGTGTTTCGAAGCCTTTGAGTTTTCTGCAAAACCCTAGCTGCAGTGCAAGttataagaagaagaagtactGCTCCTCCAATATGCCTAGTACGGTGAGACCGCATTTCCGAGCAAGAACTTTAGCTATCACAGAAAATGCAAAGAAAGACGAAGAGGCAGAGATGACTAGCAGGAAGTTGGTATCACTAAGAAGGCTTCTACCAGGAGGGAATGAGATGGTTGACGATGAATTGCTGGAAGAAGTAGGAAGTTATGTAACTTGTCTCCAGCTGCAGGTGACTATTCTTCGGTGTCTAGTGGGGATCGAACTCGTTAATTAG
- the LOC133707858 gene encoding plasma membrane ATPase 4 isoform X2, which produces MGGPDKAISLEEIKNETVDLERIPIEEVFEQLKCSREGLSGAEGAQRLEIFGPNKLEEKKESKFLKFLGFMWNPLSWVMEAAAIMAIALANGGGKPPDWQDFVGIVCLLVINSTISFIEENNAGNAAAALMAGLAPKTKVLRDGKWSEEDAAILVPGDIISIKLGDIVPADARLLEGDPLKIDQSALTGESLPVTKHPGDEVFSGSTCKQGEIEAVVIATGVHTFFGKAAHLVDSTNQVGHFQKVLTAIGNFCICSIAVGMLVEIVVMYPIQHRKYRDGIDNLLVLLIGGIPIAMPTVLSVTMAIGSHRLSQQGAITKRMTAIEEMAGMDVLCSDKTGTLTLNKLSVDKNLIEVFSKGTEKDHVVLLAARASRTENQDAIDAAMVGMLADPKEARAGIREIHFLPFNPVDKRTALTYIDSDGNWHRASKGAPEQILDLCKCKEDFKKKAFAIIDKYAERGLRSLAVARQEVPAKSKESEGGPWQLVGLLPLFDPPRHDSAETIRQALNLGVNVKMITGDQLAIAKETGRRLGMGTNMYPSASLLGQHKDASIAALPIEELIEKADGFAGVFPEHKYEIVKKLQERKHICGMTGDGVNDAPALKKADIGIAVADATDAARGASDIVLTEPGLSVIISAVLTSRAIFQRMKNYTIYAVSITIRIVFGFMFIALIWKFDFSPFMVLIIAILNDGTIMTISKDRVVPSPLPDSWKLKEIFATGIVLGGYLALMTVIFFWLMKETNFFSNTFGVRSIRESPEDQMAALYLQVSIVSQALIFVTRSRSWSFLELPGLLLLSAFAVAQLIATLIAVYANWGFARIHGVGWGWAGVIWIYSIVFYFPLDIMKFAIRYILSGKAWLNMLENKTAFTTKKDYGKEEREAQWAHAQRTLHGLQAPESSTLFSDKSSYRELSEIAEQAKRRAEMARLRELTTLKGHVESVAKLKGLDLDSIQQHYTV; this is translated from the exons ATGGGGGGCCCGGACAAGGCTATCAGCCTTGAGGAGATCAAGAACGAGACTGTTGATCTG GAAAGGATTCCCATTGAGGAAGTGTTTGAGCAGCTGAAATGTTCCAGAGAAGGTCTAAGCGGGGCGGAAGGAGCCCAGAGGCTCGAGATTTTTGGTCCCAACAAGCTAGAAGAGAAGAAG GAAAGCAAATTTCTCAAGTTCCTTGGGTTTATGTGGAATCCTCTATCATGGGTCATGGAAGCTGCAGCCATTATGGCTATTGCTTTGGCCAATGGTGGTGGGAAGCCCCCAGATTGGCAAGATTTTGTGGGTATTGTCTGCTTGTTGGTGATCAACTCCACTATCAGTTTCATTGAAGAAAACAATGCAGGAAATGCAGCTGCTGCACTTATGGCTGGTCTTGCTCCCAAGACTAAG GTGCTTAGAGATGGAAAATGGTCTGAGGAGGATGCTGCCATCCTGGTTCCAGGAGATATCATTAGCATCAAGTTGGGAGACATTGTCCCAGCTGATGCTCGTCTTCTTGAGGGTGATCCTTTAAAGATTGATCAATCTGCCCTTACGGGAGAATCACTTCCAGTGACCAAGCATCCAGGAGATGAAGTTTTCTCTGGTTCAACTTGCAAACAAGGTGAAATCGAAGCTGTTGTCATTGCCACTGGTGTCCACACCTTCTTTGGGAAGGCTGCTCATCTTGTAGACAGCACCAACCAAGTTGGACATTTCCAGAAGGTTCTCACTGCTATTGGAAACTTCTGTATCTGCTCCATTGCAGTTGGAATGTTGGTTGAGATTGTAGTCATGTATCCCATTCAGCACAGAAAGTACAGGGACGGAATTGACAATCTCCTTGTACTCTTGATCGGAGGCATTCCCATTGCCATGCCTACCGTCTTGTCTGTGACAATGGCTATTGGATCTCACAGGCTCTCTCAGCAGGGTGCTATCACTAAGAGAATGACTGCCATTGAAGAAATGGCTGGTATGGATGTGCTTTGCAGTGACAAGACAGGAACACTAACTCTTAACAAGCTTAGTGTTGACAAAAACTTGATTGAGGTCTTTTCCAAGGGTACGGAGAAAGACCATGTGGTTCTTCTTGCTGCAAGGGCATCTAGAACCGAAAACCAGGACGCCATTGATGCTGCCATGGTTGGAATGCTTGCTGACCCAAAAGAG GCCCGTGCTGGAATTCGAGAAATTCACTTCTTGCCATTTAATCCTGTGGACAAGAGAACTGCTTTGACTTACATTGATTCTGATGGAAACTGGCACAGAGCAAGCAAAGGTGCACCTGAGCAG ATTTTGGACCTCTGCAAGTGCAAAGAGGATTTCAAGAAGAAGGCTTTTGCCATTATTGACAAGTATGCTGAACGTGGTCTTCGGTCTTTGGCTGTTGCTAGACAG GAAGTGCCCGCAAAATCAAAAGAAAGTGAGGGTGGTCCATGGCAGTTGGTTGGGTTGTTGCCTCTTTTTGATCCACCAAGACACGATAGTGCAGAAACTATCCGCCAGGCTCTTAATCTCGGTGTGAATGTTAAGATGATTACTG GTGATCAACTTGCTATCGCAAAGGAAACTGGTCGCAGACTTGGAATGGGAACAAACATGTACCCATCTGCTTCCTTACTTGGTCAACACAAGGATGCAAGCATAGCTGCCCTCCCAATAGAAGAGTTAATCGAGAAGGCTGACGGGTTTGCTGGAGTGTTTCCAG AGCACAAATACGAGATTGTGAAGAAGTTGCAGGAGAGAAAGCACATTTGTGGAATGACAGGAGATGGTGTCAATGATGCCCCTGCATTGAAGAAGGCCGATATTGGAATTGCTGTCGCTGATGCTACAGATGCTGCACGAGGTGCTTCCGACATTGTTCTTACAGAACCCGGATTGAGTGTCATCATCAGTGCAGTGTTGACCAGTAGAGCTATTTTCCAGAGAATGAAGAACTACACA atCTATGCAGTTTCCATCACCATCCGTATTGTG TTTGGTTTCATGTTCATTGCACTCATTTGGAAGTTTGACTTCTCTCCTTTCATGGTTTTGATTATTGCCATATTAAACGATG GAACAATTATGACGATCTCAAAGGATAGAGTTGTGCCATCTCCCCTTCCTGATAGCTGGAAATTGAAAGAGATATTTGCTACTGGGATTGTGCTCGGAGGTTACTTGGCATTGATGACTGTTATATTCTTCTGGTTGATGAAAGAAACTAACTTCTTTTCG AATACATTTGGTGTCAGATCTATAAGAGAGAGTCCTGAGGATCAAATGGCTGCTTTGTACCTACAAGTCAGTATTGTGAGCCAGGCTCTCATTTTTGTCACTCGATCACGAAGCTGGTCCTTTTTGGAACTCCCTGGACTACTGTTGCTCAGTGCTTTTGCCGTCGCCCAGCTG ATTGCAACTTTGATAGCAGTATATGCCAACTGGGGATTTGCAAGAATACATGGAGTCGGTTGGGGATGGGCCGGTGTCATCTGGATTTACAGCATTGTCTTCTATTTCCCACTAGACATTATGAAGTTTGCCATCCGTTACATCTTGAGTGGAAAGGCATGGCTCAACATGCTAGAGAACAAG ACTGCCTTTACCACCAAGAAAGATTATGGAAAAGAGGAGAGGGAAGCTCAATGGGCTCATGCACAAAGGACCCTTCATGGACTGCAAGCACCAGAAAGTAGTACTCTGTTTAGTGACAAGAGCAGCTACAGAGAGCTGTCTGAGATTGCCGAGCAGGCTAAGAGACGAGCAGAGATGGCAAG ACTTCGTGAGCTTACCACACTCAAGGGACATGTCGAGTCAGTGGCGAAGCTGAAGGGCCTGGACCTTGATTCAATCCAGCAGCATTATACAGTGTAA